In Streptomyces qaidamensis, one DNA window encodes the following:
- a CDS encoding VOC family protein, with the protein MAENRASVYGEGVPCWVDAQLADVEAGKRFYGELFGWTFEDWFGSFAQALKDGEPVAALVRKVDGRLPTVWTVYFATPDAPALARRVRDAGGQIVSAPVPAGELGVTALVTDPEGAVFALWQPEEHPGFGRRHEPGTFAWAELYARDTEAANTFYGDLFREALFGPDAEPDFGRAPVSDVFPAQMPPHFLVHFAVEDVPAALEDVRRLGGRVQAPPFETSYGEVAVVTDDQGASFALLRR; encoded by the coding sequence ATGGCCGAAAACAGGGCATCGGTGTACGGAGAGGGCGTCCCCTGCTGGGTGGACGCGCAGCTTGCCGACGTCGAGGCGGGCAAGCGGTTCTACGGTGAACTTTTCGGGTGGACCTTCGAGGACTGGTTCGGCTCCTTCGCGCAGGCGCTGAAGGACGGCGAACCCGTGGCCGCGCTGGTCCGCAAGGTGGACGGCCGGCTGCCCACCGTCTGGACGGTGTACTTCGCGACCCCGGACGCACCGGCCCTGGCCCGGCGCGTCCGGGACGCGGGCGGGCAGATCGTCTCGGCGCCGGTGCCCGCCGGGGAGCTGGGCGTCACGGCGCTCGTCACCGACCCCGAGGGCGCCGTCTTCGCCCTGTGGCAGCCGGAGGAGCACCCCGGCTTCGGAAGGCGGCACGAGCCGGGCACCTTCGCCTGGGCCGAGCTGTACGCCCGCGACACCGAGGCCGCCAACACCTTCTACGGCGATCTCTTCCGGGAGGCCCTGTTCGGGCCGGACGCCGAGCCCGATTTCGGCCGCGCCCCCGTCTCCGACGTGTTCCCCGCGCAGATGCCGCCCCACTTCCTCGTGCACTTCGCCGTCGAGGACGTACCGGCCGCGCTGGAGGACGTGCGGCGGCTCGGCGGCCGGGTCCAGGCCCCGCCGTTCGAGACCTCGTACGGCGAGGTCGCCGTCGTCACGGACGATCAGGGGGCGTCCTTCGCGCTGCTGCGCCGCTGA
- a CDS encoding TetR family transcriptional regulator — MRTVDGRVAGRRGQATRQKLLDCLSEMLSSSPYRDVKVIDVARKAGTSPATFYQYFPDVEGAVLEIAEQMATEGAALTELLEGRSWAGKAGWQTAQELVDGFLEFWRKNDAILRVVDLGAAEGDKRFYKLRMKILNSVNNSLADAVAELQAKGRVDKDVNPAAVAGSLVAMLAAVASHQKGFSSWGVKQAELKPNLALLVHLGVTGRKPAK, encoded by the coding sequence GTGCGTACCGTCGACGGCCGCGTGGCCGGCAGGCGTGGGCAGGCGACCCGGCAGAAGCTGCTCGACTGCCTCAGCGAGATGCTCAGCTCCTCCCCGTACCGGGACGTCAAAGTCATCGATGTCGCCCGGAAGGCGGGCACTTCGCCCGCGACCTTCTACCAGTACTTCCCGGACGTCGAAGGCGCCGTCCTGGAGATCGCCGAGCAAATGGCCACCGAGGGCGCCGCGTTGACGGAGCTCCTGGAGGGCCGCTCCTGGGCCGGCAAGGCCGGCTGGCAGACGGCGCAGGAACTCGTCGACGGCTTCCTGGAGTTCTGGCGCAAGAACGACGCGATCCTCCGGGTCGTCGATCTCGGCGCCGCCGAGGGCGACAAGCGTTTCTACAAACTCCGCATGAAGATCCTCAACTCGGTGAACAACTCCCTCGCGGACGCCGTCGCCGAGCTCCAGGCCAAGGGCAGGGTCGACAAGGACGTGAACCCGGCGGCCGTCGCCGGTTCGCTCGTCGCGATGCTCGCGGCCGTCGCCTCCCACCAGAAGGGCTTCTCCTCCTGGGGCGTGAAGCAGGCCGAACTGAAACCGAACCTCGCCCTGTTGGTGCACTTGGGCGTCACCGGCCGGAAGCCGGCGAAATAG
- a CDS encoding nitroreductase family deazaflavin-dependent oxidoreductase, which translates to MRGARVVQKVSSTRGFARVAPHVVPALDRAVHRLTRGKVLLSAHLLPGVVLTSTGARSGLPRRTPLACMPQDGGRCWILVGSNFGRPGHPAWSHNLLAHPDAEISWKGRDVAVTARLLAGEERAAAWRALLAFWPPYAAYQARVEREIRVFRLVPRQKSATGGGPPA; encoded by the coding sequence ATGAGGGGTGCGCGTGTGGTGCAGAAGGTGTCGTCGACCAGAGGCTTCGCGCGGGTGGCGCCGCACGTGGTGCCCGCCCTCGACCGGGCCGTCCACCGGCTCACCCGGGGAAAGGTGCTGCTCAGCGCGCACCTGCTCCCCGGTGTGGTGCTGACCTCCACCGGGGCGCGGAGCGGACTGCCCCGTCGTACGCCCCTGGCCTGCATGCCTCAGGACGGCGGGCGCTGCTGGATCCTCGTCGGGTCCAACTTCGGACGGCCGGGGCATCCCGCCTGGAGCCACAACCTGCTCGCGCACCCCGACGCGGAGATCAGCTGGAAGGGCCGGGACGTCGCGGTCACGGCCCGGCTGCTGGCGGGGGAGGAGCGGGCGGCGGCATGGCGGGCGCTGCTGGCGTTCTGGCCGCCGTACGCGGCGTACCAGGCGCGGGTGGAACGGGAGATCCGGGTGTTCCGGCTCGTGCCCAGGCAGAAAAGCGCGACAGGCGGCGGTCCACCTGCGTGA
- a CDS encoding acyl-CoA dehydrogenase family protein: MDARFTDEQDEIRRTLRGLLDKRCGPQELRAAVDTPAGHDRALWTALAGHLGLPGLALPETCGGVGGTVTELALACEETGRALAPTPLLATAVLTAPLLLALGTGAQRTGLLPRIASGGLTATLAVPGPALATALALTGHDRRGQWAGGGRAGGVQARRTGAGWQVYGQVDQVLDGHSAELLVVAAHTGGFARSRVLLFLVRGDAAGLTRVRQTALDATRPQGRIQLRDTPAELLGDEAADALPALARLGDTAAACLAAEAVGAAGRVLERTVEYVGQREQFGRPVGSFQAVKHRLADAYVQVQAARSAAYYAAWAAAAPAPGAQTAGPLALAQALEALRRAAAEGIQLHGGIGFTWEHEAHLYFKRAAGDELLFGPVHRLRAHAADAAHVFEEAGT, translated from the coding sequence ATGGACGCCCGCTTCACCGACGAACAGGACGAGATCCGCCGCACCCTGCGAGGCCTGCTCGACAAGCGGTGCGGTCCACAAGAGCTGCGGGCCGCCGTCGACACCCCGGCCGGACACGACCGGGCCCTGTGGACCGCCCTCGCCGGGCACCTGGGGCTGCCCGGACTGGCGCTCCCCGAGACCTGCGGCGGAGTCGGCGGCACGGTGACCGAACTGGCCCTGGCCTGCGAGGAGACGGGCCGGGCCCTCGCCCCGACCCCCCTGCTGGCCACCGCCGTCCTCACCGCCCCGCTGCTGCTCGCCCTCGGCACCGGAGCCCAGCGCACCGGGCTCCTGCCGCGTATCGCCTCCGGCGGACTCACCGCCACCCTCGCCGTACCGGGGCCCGCACTCGCCACCGCCCTCGCGCTCACCGGCCACGACCGGCGCGGGCAGTGGGCCGGCGGGGGACGGGCCGGGGGCGTACAGGCCCGGCGGACCGGGGCCGGCTGGCAGGTGTACGGGCAGGTCGACCAGGTGCTCGACGGGCACAGTGCCGAGCTGCTCGTGGTCGCCGCGCACACCGGCGGTTTCGCCCGATCGCGCGTGCTGCTCTTCCTCGTGCGCGGGGACGCCGCCGGCCTCACCCGCGTACGGCAGACCGCCCTGGACGCCACCCGCCCGCAGGGGCGGATCCAACTGCGCGACACACCGGCGGAGTTGCTGGGTGACGAAGCCGCCGACGCCCTCCCCGCCCTGGCCCGGCTCGGTGACACCGCCGCCGCCTGCCTCGCCGCCGAGGCCGTGGGGGCCGCCGGCCGGGTGCTGGAGCGGACCGTCGAGTACGTGGGGCAGCGCGAGCAGTTCGGCAGGCCGGTCGGCTCCTTCCAGGCGGTCAAACACCGGCTGGCCGACGCCTACGTCCAGGTCCAGGCGGCCCGGTCGGCGGCGTACTACGCGGCCTGGGCCGCCGCGGCCCCGGCCCCCGGGGCACAGACGGCCGGCCCTCTCGCCCTCGCCCAGGCGCTCGAAGCACTGCGCCGCGCCGCCGCCGAGGGGATCCAGCTGCACGGCGGCATCGGATTCACCTGGGAGCACGAGGCTCACCTGTACTTCAAGCGTGCCGCGGGCGACGAGCTGCTGTTCGGGCCGGTGCACCGGCTGCGGGCACACGCGGCCGACGCGGCACACGTATTCGAGGAGGCCGGCACATGA